AATGTCTACCAGATGTAGCAGAAAGGTctacaagagccaaactatggaaagagctcagatatccatcgacagatgaatggataaagaagatatggtgtgtatATAGAATTGAATACAgctcagccatcaaaataatcttgccatttgcaatgatatggatggaactagaaggtgttatgttaagcaaaataagtcaagcagagaaagacagttatatgaTCTCAGttatatgtgggatttaagaaacaaaacaagatcatagaggaagagaggaaaaactaaaacaagatgaaatcaaagggagacaaaccataagaggctcttgaTGATGGGAAGTGGACTGAGGGtttgctggagggaggaggggtggggagatgcggtgactgggtgatgggcattaaggggggtatgtgatgtaacgagcactgggtattatataagactgatgaatcactgaactctacctctgaaactaataatgttagatgttaattaattgaatttaaattcaaaaaattttaaaacctgtaaAAGAAAAGAGTAGCAACAAATACTAcccatgcaaatgaaaatatcaatTACTATTTTCTAACGATAAAATGGCCGTACTAAGGCAGGAAGATCAGCAAGGAGGAAGACTGCACAAGTAGGTGGACTGGGGGTTTCATAAATGAGACCTCTTGTGGAACATGGTTTGGGTCCATTGACTTTCTGAATGACAGCATGTAGGCCCCACCGCTGCTGAGTTAAATGTTCTACATAAAAAGAAGGGTAATCTTTAGGACGGTAGGAGCCCAGACTATAATACTTGGGTAAAAAAGTGGTTACCTTGTACTGAATGGGAGACAGAAGCTTCCAGGGGTGGTGGTGGATGGTGCCGTGGAGTGCCGGGCAGGAGGGGTTGGACAACCCACACATCTTAGCCCTCCTCCTTTCACATTTGTAGGTTGTCTCCAAACACCATGGTGACCCCCCACAAGAAGAGTATGCTGGGAAATGGGAACTACGATGTGAATGTCATTATGGCAGCACTTCAAACCAAAGGCTATGAAGCTGTCTGGTGGGACAAACGCAGGTAATCTGAACCAGGCTCGCCTTGATGAGAACCAGCACTCAGGCATGAGTGGGGAGGTGCTTCTGACGGGAACCTCGGGGAACTGACGCGGTTTCTCTCCTGCAGGGATGTCAGTGCCATTGCTCTCACGAATGTCATGGGCTTCATCATGAACCTGCCCTCCAGCCTGTGCTGGGGTCCACTGAAGTTGCCTCTCCAAAGGCAGCACTGGATCTGTGTCCGAGAGGTGGGCGGTGCCTACTACAACCTCGACTCCAAACTGAAGATGCCCGAGTGGATTGGAGGCGAGAGCGAGCTCAGGTAGCGGTTGTGAGTGGGCCGGGCTCCTTCCTTTGCTGTGTTGGGGAAGTTGAGCCCATCTTTGGTTATTTGACAAAGGAGACGAAATCCTAGCTCTTTGgatcctctccccaccctgcttaGAATCAGGGTCTCAGACTTGAAAGACCTGTATGTTTGATGGCTCGTGAGGGTGTGAAGTCCCTTTGGTAGAGACGTTCCAGCAGCCAGAACGCTGGCTTCTGGTCTGGTGGGACTGGCATCGGAACATTGTCTACGCTAGACAACTGGGGTGGTCTAGATGCCACTTCAGAAGAAGGCAGACAGACATTTAGACTGGAGAGGGCTAAATTTTCCTGAGACCAAAGAagcagctatttatttatttgtttgttaaacAATGAGAAGTCCCTTGATTACTTTGGGGCAGCTCTGTTCCTCACAGAATAGATGCTGGTGGCAGTTGTATGAGGAGGAGTGGAAATTCAGGGTGGAAATGAGCTGGGCAGCTTGAAGGGGGAGCCACATGTGGAACCCTGTAAGAACAGATCCCTCCAAGAGGGTCGGAGGACTGCCAAGGGCATAAATGAGGTCACTGGGGAGCACATGGCCCCGAGACTGGAATGTGCAGTTTTACCAGCATTTCATTCTCTCATCTACCTTTGTTCCCGTAGGAAATTTCTCAAACATCACTTGCGAGGAAAGAACTGTGAACTCCTGCTGGTGGTGCCAGAAGAGGTGGAGGCCCGTCAGAGTTGGAGGGCCGACGTGTAACGCAGTGCTACCCAACCTTCCCTCACCTCGGCCCCCCAAGTCCTCTGTCATGTGCTGTGGCCTCTGCAGTGGGTCTGCCCTTGCCATTTCCCCAAACATCTCACTGGGTTCCCCCTCAGATGTGACAGTGCTGTAGGACAGACAGACGTGTGGGCTGTGACGAGAACCGCCATCCAGCATGACATgggacaggaagggaggagcTCTGTGGGCTTAGGGCAACCTGTGGAAGACCcttgttttatttgagaggagaaagGTGGGTCCTAGCTTATCTTCGCCATTCCTGCGAGAACTTGACAGAGGCTCTGCTGGAGTGCACTGCTGCTATGACACCTCGAGATGCTGCCTCTACTTCCCCTTTCCTGATCTGGAGACACAGGACGTGCGAAGCCCATGTGACTGGCTGGACGGACCCAGAGCATGAGGGCCTCTCAGGAAACCATCTCCAAAACCCCAGCAGTGGTACAGCATGCCATCTCCAACCCTTAAGGCCACCCATTACCCCCATTTTTGAGGGTGGTTCCTGGCCATCCTTCAAGTTTTCTAATGAAACACTCTCTAATATTCCATGTTGGGTGGTTGAATCCTGCGACATCCTAGTATGACAGGGTGAGCTAGATACCGAAGAGGCTGTGGTGGAAGGCAGCCTGGGGCAGGCGCAGAGGGCCTGTCGCCTCCCCCCAGCATTGTCCCTGCCACTTCACTACACTAATTTCCTCTGGGGCACAAGACAGGCCAGAGGGCAGTGTTCCAGTTGACACACACTGGCAAAATCAGGAAACGCCTGAGTCTGTTCTCAATATCCACTTCCACTAGTTTGAGAAACAGTTGAGTGAGGAAAGTATTACAAAAATAAGCTCCTGAGAGATTAAGAGCAGCTAGAATTGGCAGAAGCCTAGGCTCCGAGTCACTGTGGTGACAAGAATCAGAATCCTCAAGTTGGGTGTTTACGCGCATTACGTATGGCACCTGGACTCGTCATCTTTATTTAGTTTCCTTTACAAATCAGCGAGAATCCATCCACCCCCTACCTCTTTAAATAGTTGTAGCCCACTTTTCTCCTGTAACTTTGGAAAacaagagaaggggaggggaagtaTCCCACCACATTGGGTGTCACCAGGGTGGTTGTGGTTGCCTCaaggcagggggacaggcagagacgGCCTGTCTGCCCTTTCCACATGGGTGGTCTTGGCGGGTCTGAAAGCTGCCCCCACAGGCCAGACGTCTCTCCAGCAGCAAAGCCAGCCTGGGGCTTGCATGTCAAGCCTGAGCAAGCTTAACAGGATGAAGCTGAGGCTTTCTCCCCACTGTGACTGGAGTGCATGTTTACACCAGCACTTTTTCTGCACATGTATCTTCAATCCAACGAGGCCGTTTTTTATGCTGAATAACTGAGGCCACCAAGCGGCTACTGCATCACACCTTCTCGGCAACTGGCTGCAGTCTCTTCTGCACCGTTTTCCATACCAGACCTGCTTGGCACCACAGGGAGCTCCTTACCCTTGCACAATGACATTCCAACCACCACCAGCCAGAAGTTACAGCCAACCTGATTGTCACAAGCAGGACCTTGGGTCCATGGGCACTGTCAGTGATAGTAAGCCAtttcctgggaggagggggaaactCCTCTCCACCCATCTGCTTGGGCCTGTGCAAATGGCACTTCAGAGGAGTCCCTGTGCACTTGGGAGTCCATGAGCCAACGGGATATGCAAAGACGCTTAAACATTTCAGGGCTGGTTTCTCTGTTCATATCCAATTTTGGTGCTTAGGAACAGGGACCCATGCTGATGCCCAAGGGCAAAAAGCCCACTTCAAGGAAGGGGGCAGGCCTGACCCTGATGCCCAATAAGGGGCAACCctaggctttttgtttttcttgcttttattcctttttttgttggCCTTGTGCTGGGTTTGTTTACAAAAGATGTATTTTGTTtaaccaaatattaaaaatggaaaactccGTACATAAATCACATCTGTCTGCCTGAATTCTGTAATtatgtggagagaaaaaaagtaaactttagtATGATGATCTATAGAAGAAAAACTCACTACCATCATAAGCCATCTTTTAGAGCTGTATGGTGCTTTGGTCAAATCTCTCACTtcaaaaacccagaaaagatACTCACCTAGCGGGATTTGGTTCAAAAGCCTGAcgcatttttcattttacaaaaactAGACTCAACTATCTGAGGAATCCCAATTTAAGTACAAGTTTTCTTTACCAGCACTGACAAGTGACCAGTGTTTTTCGCTGGTTAACAAGGTGAAGGGCACAAAGCAGAGGGCCTGCTGAGTATGAATTCAGATCTAGCATTTCCTAGGCAGTCTGGCAGATCACTTAACGTTTCTGTGACTGtttgctcctctgtaaaataggaatagtaCTATCCCCTAAACTGTACAGTAATATTCTGATAAATACAAAAGGCTCTGTACTGTTAAGAGCACAGTACTAATAGAAATTTTTGTT
This genomic interval from Mustela erminea isolate mMusErm1 chromosome 6, mMusErm1.Pri, whole genome shotgun sequence contains the following:
- the JOSD1 gene encoding josephin-1, with translation MSCVPWKGDKAKSESLELPQAAPPQIYHEKQRRELCALHALNNVFQDSNAFTRETLQEIFQRLSPNTMVTPHKKSMLGNGNYDVNVIMAALQTKGYEAVWWDKRRDVSAIALTNVMGFIMNLPSSLCWGPLKLPLQRQHWICVREVGGAYYNLDSKLKMPEWIGGESELRKFLKHHLRGKNCELLLVVPEEVEARQSWRADV